Proteins encoded in a region of the Caballeronia sp. M1242 genome:
- a CDS encoding aldehyde dehydrogenase — protein sequence MSDQDIIASLVPSADIFVGGVWKRGRGATFASLYPADGSVNAEISTADADDAREAVEAADIAWRKADWAGLKPHQRAMVLYRIADLIMARHEALAQLQRRDNGKPIGETRVLVASAANTFRYYAACLETLDEELTPSRGDYLTMSVYEPIGVIAAITPWNSPIASDAQKLAPALAGGNAVVLKPAEVTPLVSLALARICEEAGVPPGVLSVLPGKGSVIGDALVRHPLVKKVSFTGGTEVGRGIARIAAEKLMPVSLELGGKSPTMVFADADLDHAVNGVLYGIFSSSGEACIAGSRLFVERPVYDEFMRRLVSKARELRVGDPSSEHTQMGPLITAKHRESVERYVAIGLEEGGRLLCGGERPVGENRENGYFYQPTIIEGLSNSARICQEEIFGPVLVAMPFDDEAALLQEANDSVFGLAAGIWTRDYKRAWRVARKLETGTVWINTYKLFSISTPFSGWKDSGMGREKGRLGIREYMQQKSLYWGLNDTPLAWAN from the coding sequence ATGTCCGATCAAGACATCATCGCCTCGCTGGTGCCGTCCGCCGATATCTTCGTGGGCGGCGTATGGAAGCGCGGCCGCGGCGCGACATTCGCGAGCCTCTATCCGGCCGACGGCTCGGTCAACGCCGAGATTTCCACCGCCGATGCCGACGACGCGCGCGAAGCCGTCGAAGCCGCCGACATCGCGTGGCGCAAGGCCGACTGGGCCGGACTCAAGCCGCATCAGCGCGCGATGGTGCTGTACCGCATCGCCGATCTGATCATGGCGCGTCACGAAGCGCTGGCGCAGTTGCAGCGCCGCGACAACGGCAAGCCTATCGGCGAGACGCGCGTGCTGGTGGCCAGTGCGGCCAACACGTTCCGTTACTACGCCGCGTGTCTCGAAACACTCGACGAAGAACTCACGCCCTCGCGCGGCGACTATCTGACGATGAGCGTGTACGAGCCGATCGGCGTCATCGCGGCAATCACGCCGTGGAATTCGCCGATTGCGTCCGACGCGCAGAAGCTCGCGCCCGCGCTCGCAGGCGGCAATGCGGTCGTGCTGAAGCCCGCCGAAGTCACGCCGCTCGTTTCGCTCGCGCTCGCGCGCATCTGCGAGGAAGCGGGCGTGCCGCCGGGCGTGCTGAGCGTGTTGCCGGGCAAGGGATCGGTGATCGGCGACGCGCTGGTGCGTCATCCGCTCGTTAAAAAGGTATCGTTTACGGGTGGCACCGAAGTCGGTCGCGGAATCGCGCGCATCGCGGCGGAAAAGCTGATGCCGGTATCGCTCGAACTCGGCGGCAAGTCGCCGACGATGGTCTTCGCCGACGCCGACCTCGATCACGCGGTGAACGGCGTGCTGTACGGCATCTTCAGTTCGTCGGGCGAGGCGTGCATCGCGGGTTCGCGGCTCTTCGTCGAGCGTCCTGTCTACGATGAATTCATGCGCAGACTGGTGTCGAAGGCGCGCGAACTGCGCGTCGGCGATCCGTCGTCCGAGCACACGCAGATGGGTCCGCTCATCACCGCGAAGCATCGCGAATCGGTGGAACGCTATGTCGCCATCGGGCTAGAGGAAGGCGGACGCCTCTTGTGCGGCGGCGAACGGCCTGTCGGCGAGAACCGCGAGAACGGCTATTTCTATCAGCCGACGATCATCGAAGGCTTGTCGAACAGCGCGCGCATCTGTCAGGAAGAGATTTTCGGGCCGGTGCTCGTTGCCATGCCGTTCGATGACGAAGCGGCGCTGTTGCAAGAGGCAAACGACAGCGTCTTCGGTCTTGCCGCCGGCATCTGGACGCGCGACTACAAGCGCGCCTGGCGCGTCGCTCGCAAGCTGGAAACCGGCACGGTGTGGATCAATACGTACAAGCTCTTTTCCATCTCGACGCCGTTCTCGGGCTGGAAGGACAGCGGCATGGGGCGCGAGAAAGGGCGGCTCGGCATCCGCGAATACATGCAGCAGAAAAGCCTCTACTGGGGCTTGAACGACACGCCGCTCGCGTGGGCGAATTAA
- a CDS encoding VOC family protein produces MTILGIEQITYGVDDLDTCRRFFSDWGMREVAHDETAARFETLNGCTVLVVRADDPALPPAFEDGPTLREVTWGVATAEELDGYRARLEGAPGYYSQQDAVGCIDPNGMAVRVEVTRKRAIDVKGSPSNVWGQTLRVDTPSPVYDHAEPVEVGHVVFFTNCLAEHQRFYEERLGFEMSDRYPERGAFMRCAPHGGHHDVFLLQLPTGKRGLNHVAFTVRDIHEVFGGGLHISRCGWETQLGPGRHPVSSAYFWYFKNPAGGLIEYYADEDQLTPEWQPRDFEPGPTVFAEWAVDGGIDGVTRRQKNANAPAGKFMTEQKQG; encoded by the coding sequence ATGACGATTCTTGGCATCGAACAGATCACCTACGGCGTCGATGATCTCGACACTTGCCGCCGCTTCTTCTCCGACTGGGGCATGCGCGAAGTCGCGCACGACGAAACCGCCGCGCGCTTCGAAACGCTCAACGGCTGCACGGTGCTCGTGGTGCGCGCGGACGATCCGGCGCTGCCGCCCGCGTTCGAAGACGGCCCGACGCTGCGTGAAGTGACGTGGGGCGTCGCGACGGCGGAAGAACTCGACGGCTACCGCGCGCGACTCGAAGGCGCGCCGGGTTATTACTCGCAGCAGGACGCGGTCGGCTGTATCGATCCGAACGGCATGGCGGTGCGTGTCGAAGTGACGCGCAAGCGCGCCATCGACGTGAAAGGGTCGCCCTCCAACGTGTGGGGACAGACGCTGCGCGTCGACACGCCGAGTCCCGTGTACGACCATGCGGAGCCGGTGGAAGTGGGCCACGTCGTGTTCTTCACGAATTGTCTCGCGGAGCATCAACGCTTCTACGAGGAGCGACTCGGCTTCGAGATGTCGGACCGGTATCCCGAACGCGGCGCTTTCATGCGGTGCGCTCCGCACGGCGGCCACCACGATGTCTTCCTGCTGCAATTGCCGACGGGCAAACGCGGTCTGAACCACGTCGCCTTCACCGTGCGCGACATCCATGAAGTCTTCGGCGGCGGCTTGCATATCAGCCGATGCGGCTGGGAAACGCAGCTCGGACCGGGACGGCATCCGGTTTCGTCGGCGTATTTCTGGTACTTCAAGAATCCGGCCGGCGGTCTGATCGAATACTACGCGGACGAAGATCAACTGACGCCCGAATGGCAGCCGCGCGATTTCGAGCCGGGTCCGACCGTGTTCGCCGAGTGGGCGGTGGATGGCGGCATCGACGGCGTCACCCGCCGTCAGAAGAACGCGAACGCGCCGGCGGGTAAGTTCATGACGGAGCAGAAGCAGGGCTAA